The genome window AGATCTCGGCAAGCAGGGCGCAGGCCGGAATGTAACCAATAATGAGGCAGGATGGGCAAACTGGCTGGCGGCTCTCGGTGATGATGAGGACCAAAGGGATGGTCAGAATGCCACGGAGGCGATGCGCCTGATCGAAAACCACCATGAAGAGCCATTTTTTATCGGGATAGGATTCCATAAGCCGCACGACCCCTTCCATGCTCCTGCCAAGTATTTCGATATGTATCCGATCGAAAATATTGAACTGGAGCAGATGCCGGCGGATCGTTCCACGCTGGTGTCGTATGCGCTCAGTACCCAGTGGGACTTTGCCTCCAATATGAATGATATAGACCGGGCAGAGTTCAAGCGCTCTTACCTCGCCTGCACCACGTTTACCGATGCTCAGATCGGCAGGATCTTTTCCAAGCTGGACGAGCACAACCTGTGGGATAGCACTATCGTAATCTTCATCGGCGACCACGGCTACCACTTGGGCGAACAGGATTGGTGGAACAAAGTCACGCTGTATGATCATGGGGTGCGTGTGCCGATGATCATGTGGGTTCCCGGCGCCAGCGGAATGGGGCAAAGCACTTCCTCGCTCGTGGAATTGGTCGACCTTTACCCCACTCTGGTCGATTATCTGGGTTTTGCTGCGCCCCACCAGTTGGCTGGAAAAAGCCTGAAGCCTATCCTCGACGACCCGGCCCAATCGGTCAAGAACGCCGCATACTCAGCCATATCAAGAGACTCCGAGCCGAACCGCGTTATTGGCCGTTCCATACGCACAGACGACTGGCGCTACACGCAGTGGAACGAAGATGGCATAGAGGGCCGAGAGCTTTACGACGTCAATAATGATACCCTCAACTACTACAACCTGGCGGGAGATCCGGCATACGCAGATGTCGAACAGGAGCTGAAGGCGATGCTGGAAAACCAGGCCAACCAGGGGCGCTTGATTCAGGGGCATGAAAACCTGACACGTCAGAACCCCTTATCGCCATGGTTTAGCGGCAGTTGGTTTAAGACCAATACTGGTATTAGCATGTCCATCGCGGAAACGGGTCTTGAGTACAGCGATCCCAACTACCGCTCCTTCACTCCGGAAAGCATCGTCGGTCCCATCGGCAATGTTGCCCGCAATAGTCGCCCCCTTGCAAACTATTATGGCGACGATACGAATGCCACTTTCTACGTAAGCTTCCTGATGCAAGTCACCGATCTGGATAACACAGGGGCATACAGGGGGCTGGAGTTCCATAGCGGACGACAGTTGCAGGACAACCCTGACCGCCAGCTCCAGATCGCGATTGATGGTGATGCATCCGACTCTTTTTATATCAACCTGCCCAGAATGGGTGAATTCAGGGACTTGGGAACGCTCAACACAAACGTCAACCTGTTCGTCCTGAAGGTTGAAATGACAGATCAGGCGAGAGGCGATAGCGTCACAGTCTGGCAGAACCCCGACCTGAGTGGCACTGGCGAACCCGCCGGCGGCGTGACCATTTCAGACGTTGATTTGCAGCTTGGTTATATGACGCTATCCAGTTTTGGTGGAGGCGAGCCCATCGCGTGGGATGAGATCCGCTTAGGGCGTAGCTTCGAGGACGTGGTTGAAACACCGGATGCCGAGTTTTTTGGCTTCTACGCCAATCCTCCCGCAGGTTTCGCGGAGGTCGAGTTGAGTGGCGTTCCCAACACAACTTACCAGATCGTAGAGTCCGACGACTTGGATTTTTCAGCCACGCCGGTGGACTCGGTCAACATTCAGGAAATCACGGTCGGCTATCCTGAAGGCAGCCATTTCAGCACCGATGCACAAGGAAAAGCAACAGTACGGATCGAATTCGAGGCGGGTAAAAAACAGGCGTTCTTCCGCGGATCCGAAGTCCTATCCGACTGATCTGCAATAACTTCAGATAGGAGGCGAAATCACAAAGAGTGCGATTTGAGGCAACACGAAGGTTCGAAGCGACAACTGAGGGTGGTATGACACAAGGACATGGGTAACAGTTAACACAAGGACATCGGTAACACTATACTGGCGTGATGCTATGGAAGGAAACCGATGCAATGACCGAGAAAGAACGTTTTGTCATACTGGCCCATACGGGCCGCTTCACGATAACCGAGCTGTGCTCTGATTTTGGGTCAAGTCGCAAGACAGGGTATAAATACCGAGTCCGAAGGTCGAGCTGGCTTAAAGGATCGCAGTCGTCGTTCGAAGAGTTGTCCGTTCACAACGCAGGAAGCGATTGAGAATCTTATACCAAGTCCGTCGCGACAACTTTTGCGAATCGCGGTATATGGCTATGTCGTTTCCTTACTTAGTGCCTGGCCGAAAAATGGCATTTGAAAAGAAAACTGCAAAAGTATCAAAATCAAGATTGTGCCAAATCTTCATTTTTAATGCAACGCTCGTATTTTGGGGGATTTCTGGAGGCGTCAATTTGGATTTTCACTGAAAACCGAGGTCCTATAGCGACAGGAAGGCCGCCTGTTCCGTTTTTGGCAGGCTAGTGGCAGCTCAGTGATGTGTGCGAGGCCTGATCTAGGCGGCGGCTCTTGCCGCTCGATCAGCTTCGCGGCGGGCATCTAGCAAATGATTGCCGATTTTGTGCAAGTTGTATGCGAGCACGCCAAGTCCTGCATATTGAGCATAGGCTTGATAGCCTTTGTCTGGGCAGCGATTGAGTCCATGGTGTTCCAGAGAGTTAATGTTACTCTCCACGGCGCTATGTTTATTCGCCAATGTCCGCCATGCTTTCTGGCTCTGTCGCTCTTTATCCGCCGCACTGAGTTTACCTTTCTTGGGCATAATGATGTCAGTCTCTGGCATCGTGAACTCCAAAAGTTCACGATTCTCAATACTACTAAAGCCGCGATCAAAACTGAGGCTGGCAATGTTTTCCTGGCCGAGCTTGGCGATTAAACGATCCGCCAAAGGAGCCACTTCGGCAGCTTCGTCGCCACCGAACATAATCTTGTAGTCGTGAATCATTCCGTATTGATCGGTCGCAATCAGTAGACGATGCCCCAATTCCACGTTGGGGCGACTTTTTCCTTTGTTCACCCATTCAGTGTGCTGCTCGAAGATAGAGTAAAGCTTTTCGCTAGGTGCGATTGTGCGCCCCTCAATCAAGCGATCACTGATCAAGAAGATATGTTTGATCAGCAGGTCGTGATACTCGGCCAGCTCTGTGACCTTTGATTCAAACGCATCTTTTGGCTCTAGAGCCCAGAGCTCATCGAGCAAGCTTAGCACTTTTCCTTCCAGCTCGTAGAGCTTGGTCAAATAACTCTGCGCGGTCTCTATAATGCGATCTTCTTTATTCTTTCCTCCGCCGCGACAAGCCCGCGCACACGCACGAGACAAACCCTTGAGTTGCTTAAACCAATACTGGCTCTTTCGCCAGCCGTTGACTTGATTGAACTTGGCTAGCTCAGTGCTCAGCACGATGCATTTACGCGCACTGTCCCAGGCTAAATTCAAGTCTGTGGGGAAGTGCACATTCGTTTCAAACACGTAGCTATCGGCTTTGATTTCGAGTGCGACGTCTTTTTTTTTAATACAATCGTGCCCGTGCTTAGCGATAATCACATTGATTTGTTCCAGCAACTCTTCACTTAATGGCGGAACGTTGTCCTTTAGAGTGCTCAGCGCGAACTCACACTTCATGTCGAAGGCAGGTTGCCCCAAGAGTTGACGCACTAAAGAATCATAATTGGCAATGTGATGGAGTCGGTCGTAGTTCACGTCCAATGTTAGACGAACCACTCCAAATACCAAAATCTGCCATAAATCCATCCCGCGGCATCCTAGATCAGGGGCCTTACTCAAAATCGCCTTCTCGAGCAGGGCGAATATCTCCTCGCTAATTGCTGGAGTGATGAAAATCCATTGCAACGCTGCTAAGGTGGGCGGCAACTCATCGCGCGTGCGAGTCGGAATCTTTACAAGTTCGATCGGCACCGCGCCGAGTTCGAGTTGGACTTCGAATCTTTTTCTCATGCTTGAAAATAAAGCACAAATCCCGCCGACAGGGCAGCGAATCTTTTGAATTTAGAGCCTTTTTTAAGCCCCGGCGCTCCAGCTGGAAGAAACATTCACGACCTCTCTTGCCTGCTAACCCGCATCAAAACTGATGAAAGACTTTTTCGGCCAGACACTAAATAGACATCAGCTGTGATGGCGCCGCCCGGTGCTGCGGCAGCTTCATCGGATGTGCCGGTATAAACGAACTGGTCACCCATCCATGTGTTGCTACTGTCCTGTAGTCCGATGCGTATCAATGCGTGTTGATTGGGCCACGCATCGAAGGACTCAATGCCGATTCGTGAAATCATGGCGATCTGTTGTCCGCTGGCTTCGCCGACCGTGAGATCATGGCTCGTGCCGTTGCCGGTAGAGGTGCCGGTTAATTTTTGGTAAAACCATTGTGAGTCGCTTGTTGAGGAGCCAGAATTGATCCAGACCATGCCGACTTGGCTTTCTGCACCGAGTGTATTTGCCCACGTGGCGTCAAACCCAGCAGTTTCAACAGTCTTTACATTCGTGCCTGCTTTTTTGACCCAACCTGCGAGTTCCGTATGCTCGCCGGCCGCGAGGTCGTTTTGTTCGAAGTTGCCGTTTGTCAACGGGTTGAGTGTTAGCACTTCGGCTGAACTGAGTAGTGGGGCGAGGAGTAGCGGTGCAAGTGCGATCAGTGTGAATGGACGATATTTTGGGGTATTCATGATACTTTAGAGGTTAAATTTCGACTCTAGCTGACGACTAGAGCTAAAAAACCTAATACCTCCGACACTGAATCTGGGTCAAGTTGAAAGCTAGGAGTCCTTTAGGCACAAAAAAAGAGCCCCCGCAAATGCGGGGGCTCTTTAACCCTAATATATACCCTATATATTAACCCTAAATTTTCTATCGGCGGCGGCGAATCATGACAGATCCGAGTGCCAGCATGCCTGCTAGTAGTGCGTAGGTGCCTGGCTCTGGGACCACTGCGATGCCTGCGTCATCGAAAACCGCACGCGCGTTGCCGCTGTAGCGCCATGCATGAAAGTAGTAGCCTAATGTGCCTGTTTCGGCAGCTAAGCCACTGTCTATTGAGAATGTATCGCTCCAAGCGATGGTATCACCTGTTGCACTGGTATTATCCAAATTGAGGAAGGAGTTAACCGCAGGGGCGCTGGCATTCGGAGTTCCCGCAGCATATTCAACTGTGGTGCCGGTGTAGAGCACCGTTGAGTCTAGCCAGGCATCTTCAGTGGCATCGTAGAGTCCAACTTGAATGATCATATGATTGTTCTGCCAGCCATTAAAGGATTGGATGCCAATGTTGCTGGAGAGCTCAAAGGACTGGCCTGCGGCTTCACCTACTGTTAGAGTATGGCCCGATCCATTGGTATCTGAAGTTCCAGACAACCACTGGAACATGCGTTGATTGCTGTCTCCGTTCGCCCAGAGCACACCAACTTGGCTTTCCGCACCGTGTGAATCTGAGTATTGTCCGTCGTTCGCGAGGTCGGTGTTGAGTTGAAATGCATTGCTGGTGTTGCCCCATCCAGTAATCCCAGACGACTCGTTGCCATCGTTTATTGTCGGATCTTCGAAGTCTGCATTGGTTAAGTTGATACTCGTGACGTCTGCTGTCGCGATTGTGGCTATAGCTAGCGACGCTGCGATATAGAACTTATATGGTTTCAATGCTGTGTAGGAGTTGAATTGAGTGATGGGTGAATTCTGCTCAAAGGTAAACGATTGCCTTGGTGGTAAACGTTTTCCTGTTGTTTTCTCATTACGTCAAGTCTATTATGAGAAAATTGTCTATATTGCATAAATACCTTGGGTTGCAGCGCTAATTCGGCTCCCGGATCTTGATATTACGAAAGTGTAGTTCGCCTTTCTTGCCGGCATGAATCTGGAGGCCAATGAATCCTTCACGGTATTCGTCGTTTTCCCAGTTGGCAGCTGGGACTCCATTGATCCATGTCTTCACGTTGTTGCCGATGGCTTGAATGGTCACTCGATTCCAGCCCTCCATGTTGAGTGCCTCACGTGCTTCTTGATGTGCTTCGAGCCACATGGGGTAATGCCACCCACCAATGCGTTCGCCGTAGATGCCACCGCTCCAGGCGCGGGCTCCGGCACCTTCAAGTTCCACTTGCGGGCCATAGACGATTTCGTGTTGATTGCCCGGTTTGCGTTTAGCGCGAATCATCACGCCACTGTTGCTGTTGACGGCCCAATAGACTTCGACCGTAAAGATAAAATCACCGTAGTCTTCACGCACGGTTGATAGGAATGTGTTTGGAGAACCGGGCACGTTCTTGCCTATGATTTTGTCGCCTGCGGCTTCGAAGGTGCAGGTGCCACCGCGTGGAATCCAGCCGTCCAGATTTTTCCCATTGTAGAGGGACACGAAGTCAGGATGCGTGAGATCGGGCTCGGCATCGGTATTGATCAAGGCCTTCGCAGGTGGCACTTGGTTTTTGAGTCCGTTCTTCGGGAAGTAGCGTTTTTGACTGTCAGCGACAGTTCCTGCATATGCGATGCCTGCGGTGAGCAAGAGTAGAAATATATGTGGAATCTTCATGATGTTTTCTATTCCTAGGATCAGGTCCAAAGGTCGTAGTATTCTTTCCAGCCGCTGCGCGGTGCGGGATCTATCAGTGCATTCGCGACTTTGTTGTTGGTGATTTGCTTGCGCTGTGTGTCGAATTCGAGGGTGCCGCCAAAGCGTTGTGCGAGCATACCCAGTGCGAAGACTTGAGTGAGCTCGCCGCCGACACGGAAGGGGGAGCGCGCCACTTCCTCGCCCTTACATGCGAGTAGAAAGTTCTCCGCGTGGTTGGAATTCTTTTGTGAGAATTCAGGGAGTGAGTCGTGCATCTCACGATATTTAGCGCGGGGCACGATTTGCAAGGGTTGACCATGGTGGCCGCCCTTGAACACGAGATCTTTGCTATAAAGCACTTTGCCGGCGTCTTTAAGTTTCAACGGTTTGCCGTCTTCAGTGTATTCGCCTTCGAGGACTGGATTGTTGCCAAACCCATCATACCATGTGACATCGCAAGCAGGTTTACCTGCGCCACGTGCTGCGAATTGGAATTTGATCGTCGATGCTTCTGGATAGACCAGATCGTATGGATTCACGCCTGCAAGGTGCTCCGCATGAATTGTGTGTGGTAGGCCAAGTTCCAAGAAGCGATGTGGTGTATCCAGAATGTGGGGCCCCCAGTCGCCGAAGCAGCCGCTGCCGAATTCATACCATCCGCGCCAGGCACCCGGGTGTAGCTTGTCGCTGAAAGGGCGATCCGCGGCAACGCAATCGTGCCAGAACTCCCAGTCGACGCCCTTAGGCACTGGTTGAGTTGGGTAGGCATCTGCAGATGGACCCCAGCCATGCCAGCGACGCTTGTAGTTCATGCTCGCGGTGACACGGGTGATGTCTTTGATGACGCCCGCTTCGGTCCATGCTTTAAATTGAAAGTAGTTCGCGCCGGAGTGGCCTTGGTTGCCCATCTGAGTGGCAATATTTGGGTATTTGTCAGCCATACGCATGAGTCGTTCGGCTTGACCAAAGGTATGCGTGAGCGGCTTTTCCACATAGACGTGCTTGCCAAGTGACATGGCGAGCATCGTCGGACAGAAGTGTGCATGGTCGGGCGTCGCAATGAGCACGGCGTCGATGTCGTCTGCCATCTCATCGAACATCTTCCGCCAATCCGTATAGCCCTTTGCTTTTACGGGATACACTTTCTCCTTGTTTTTCCCCTGGGGCGGATTCTTCGCTAGTCCGTGTTGGTAGCGGGATAAGTGTGTATGCTTGCCCTCCATGTCGATATCGCAGAGCGCGACAACATCGCACAGTCCGGTGCCTACCAGTTGACGCCGCACGCCGTTGCCTTGATTACCGATGCCGATGACGGCTAGTCTGATTTTTTCGTTGGGGCTGACCGCTCCCAAGGAGCGATAACTGGGTAAAATTGCGAAGGTCGCAAACGCAGTAGAAGCTTTGACGAATGAGCGGCGACTGATGGGGCTGGATGTATGTTTCATTTGAATTAAGTCGCACGTTAAGGATTTAGTTCGGAAAGTAAACGTTTTCCTCTGAAATTGTCTATTTTAACAAAAATGATGGATGAAGCATTCACCAAATTAGAGCTATTGGGATAGTCTTACCTTACTTAGAAGTTACTAGTTACTATCTTGACCTGTGGGATTGCGGTCGATCGAGAGATAAATGAATCGGTTAACTCCGGAGACTGGGAAGCTGTATTGATGAATGTTGTATTTGTCATTATAGGGCAGTAAGCGTATCGAAGGTTGCTCTTCTGCGGGTATCGTTGTGGACGTAAACCAATTGTTGAGGTCTGTGCTCGTCCATACAGTAGCTGTATAGCCTGAGGCCTCCGTAGGCCAAACATAGCTGTAGGCGATGACATCATCTCGGGCGGGTTCTATACTTGGAGTGCCTGAGGTAATTGGTGGTCCGAGCGTCAGCGGTGGTGTATTGCTTGAACTTGGATCTCCGATACCGAAGAGCGCGTAAAGTATGTTTGGGACTCCATTGCCTGATGTATCTTGGAAATCGAGCGAACCGTCCTGAGGCAGGCCGTATGTATCTCTAAAGTCGACAATCAGGCTGGAGAACTGTGACTGGGTGAACTCTAGGTAATCCAAATCAAAATTGCCATTGATGATCTCCACTCTTAAGGTGCTTTCGGTGTGGCTTTCGAGAGGTATTCCATAGGCGCGCACAAAGTTCCAATTTGAATATCCGCCGGTTTCAAAGGAATCAAAAACCGCTAATTCTTCGCCATCTAGAAGTAATCGAAAGCTCGCGTCGCTGGAGGGCGATGCGACGCGTATCGATAGGTCGTAAATACCTGAGGCTACATCGACCGTGTATTCGAGCCACTCCTCATCCTCTATCCATGCGACTGCGACGCCGTCGTGAATGAGTTTGAGGTCCACGCTGTCTGGTTCTCTCAAGTCACTAGTGGAATGGTTTTCAGGAGTGGTATCGTTGTAGGCTAAACTTTGTCCTCCGAAGTCAAAATGTTCGGCTTGAATGATTCCTGGTAAGGTGTGTGGCGTTTCTAAATACGGCTCTCGCACACGTTCGAAAACAGCCGATACGCTAAAACTCTCTGTGATGACTGTATCTTGCCGTGGATTATCGCTGACGCCGTCGTTCCAGTGAAGAAAGCGATATCCAGGATTTGCTAATATTTCAACTGCCGAGCCGTCTCTCCTGTATTCAACTTCTTGAGACGCATC of Lentimonas sp. CC4 contains these proteins:
- a CDS encoding sulfatase translates to MKLTSIIATLNLCYSLLPLNAALVVDFTPSSTATAARQMPSPPYANPNDPGPDPSENKLPWDDAFPWFFQGTAGSNATVYGSFRYSERTVPSSGKPFYNANLSNSPVSLSDSHLQLTANITNNVVQDLHYTSFSSMLFWDSNDFLLSGDSFQFSDTSDDVLRLVYSYGTQNGDEPGEAIRFVIRDGSTYYVSNQGTDSLGFSANNTVEVNGASNGLKWASFEPGKSVSFNADNDPANYGLGDSLVFSSRTFNNVTGVGFLVNASRKNMNATVGSRLDLVDFQAEMSVTNPYTTESGMNVILIVADDLRNELNCYGADHVISPNIDRLANMGMRFDNAYSQLSVCNPSRASFLSGLRPEQLGILDNNAQVRILYPNLMTFPILFRSKGYYTAGIGKIYHAGVNSQGNWAFFQDPLSWMDFFNGTTTDLGKQGAGRNVTNNEAGWANWLAALGDDEDQRDGQNATEAMRLIENHHEEPFFIGIGFHKPHDPFHAPAKYFDMYPIENIELEQMPADRSTLVSYALSTQWDFASNMNDIDRAEFKRSYLACTTFTDAQIGRIFSKLDEHNLWDSTIVIFIGDHGYHLGEQDWWNKVTLYDHGVRVPMIMWVPGASGMGQSTSSLVELVDLYPTLVDYLGFAAPHQLAGKSLKPILDDPAQSVKNAAYSAISRDSEPNRVIGRSIRTDDWRYTQWNEDGIEGRELYDVNNDTLNYYNLAGDPAYADVEQELKAMLENQANQGRLIQGHENLTRQNPLSPWFSGSWFKTNTGISMSIAETGLEYSDPNYRSFTPESIVGPIGNVARNSRPLANYYGDDTNATFYVSFLMQVTDLDNTGAYRGLEFHSGRQLQDNPDRQLQIAIDGDASDSFYINLPRMGEFRDLGTLNTNVNLFVLKVEMTDQARGDSVTVWQNPDLSGTGEPAGGVTISDVDLQLGYMTLSSFGGGEPIAWDEIRLGRSFEDVVETPDAEFFGFYANPPAGFAEVELSGVPNTTYQIVESDDLDFSATPVDSVNIQEITVGYPEGSHFSTDAQGKATVRIEFEAGKKQAFFRGSEVLSD
- a CDS encoding ISNCY family transposase is translated as MRKRFEVQLELGAVPIELVKIPTRTRDELPPTLAALQWIFITPAISEEIFALLEKAILSKAPDLGCRGMDLWQILVFGVVRLTLDVNYDRLHHIANYDSLVRQLLGQPAFDMKCEFALSTLKDNVPPLSEELLEQINVIIAKHGHDCIKKKDVALEIKADSYVFETNVHFPTDLNLAWDSARKCIVLSTELAKFNQVNGWRKSQYWFKQLKGLSRACARACRGGGKNKEDRIIETAQSYLTKLYELEGKVLSLLDELWALEPKDAFESKVTELAEYHDLLIKHIFLISDRLIEGRTIAPSEKLYSIFEQHTEWVNKGKSRPNVELGHRLLIATDQYGMIHDYKIMFGGDEAAEVAPLADRLIAKLGQENIASLSFDRGFSSIENRELLEFTMPETDIIMPKKGKLSAADKERQSQKAWRTLANKHSAVESNINSLEHHGLNRCPDKGYQAYAQYAGLGVLAYNLHKIGNHLLDARREADRAARAAA
- a CDS encoding DUF1080 domain-containing protein, giving the protein MKIPHIFLLLLTAGIAYAGTVADSQKRYFPKNGLKNQVPPAKALINTDAEPDLTHPDFVSLYNGKNLDGWIPRGGTCTFEAAGDKIIGKNVPGSPNTFLSTVREDYGDFIFTVEVYWAVNSNSGVMIRAKRKPGNQHEIVYGPQVELEGAGARAWSGGIYGERIGGWHYPMWLEAHQEAREALNMEGWNRVTIQAIGNNVKTWINGVPAANWENDEYREGFIGLQIHAGKKGELHFRNIKIREPN
- a CDS encoding Gfo/Idh/MocA family oxidoreductase, with amino-acid sequence MKHTSSPISRRSFVKASTAFATFAILPSYRSLGAVSPNEKIRLAVIGIGNQGNGVRRQLVGTGLCDVVALCDIDMEGKHTHLSRYQHGLAKNPPQGKNKEKVYPVKAKGYTDWRKMFDEMADDIDAVLIATPDHAHFCPTMLAMSLGKHVYVEKPLTHTFGQAERLMRMADKYPNIATQMGNQGHSGANYFQFKAWTEAGVIKDITRVTASMNYKRRWHGWGPSADAYPTQPVPKGVDWEFWHDCVAADRPFSDKLHPGAWRGWYEFGSGCFGDWGPHILDTPHRFLELGLPHTIHAEHLAGVNPYDLVYPEASTIKFQFAARGAGKPACDVTWYDGFGNNPVLEGEYTEDGKPLKLKDAGKVLYSKDLVFKGGHHGQPLQIVPRAKYREMHDSLPEFSQKNSNHAENFLLACKGEEVARSPFRVGGELTQVFALGMLAQRFGGTLEFDTQRKQITNNKVANALIDPAPRSGWKEYYDLWT
- a CDS encoding PEP-CTERM sorting domain-containing protein, producing the protein MKPYKFYIAASLAIATIATADVTSINLTNADFEDPTINDGNESSGITGWGNTSNAFQLNTDLANDGQYSDSHGAESQVGVLWANGDSNQRMFQWLSGTSDTNGSGHTLTVGEAAGQSFELSSNIGIQSFNGWQNNHMIIQVGLYDATEDAWLDSTVLYTGTTVEYAAGTPNASAPAVNSFLNLDNTSATGDTIAWSDTFSIDSGLAAETGTLGYYFHAWRYSGNARAVFDDAGIAVVPEPGTYALLAGMLALGSVMIRRRR